One genomic segment of Naumovozyma castellii chromosome 7, complete genome includes these proteins:
- the DCP2 gene encoding decapping enzyme complex catalytic subunit (ancestral locus Anc_2.155): MSLSLRPALENVTSVDRVLEDLLVRFIINCPPEDLSSVERELFHFEEASWFYTDFIKLMNPTLPNLKIKSFATRIIKLCPLIWKWDIKADEAMQKFSKYKKSIPVRGAAIFNDKLNKILLVQGTESDSWSFPRGKISKDEDDVMCCIREVKEEIGFDLTDYIDENQFIERNIQGKNYKIFLVSGVSEEFQFKPQVRNEIEKIEWRDFKKMSKTMYKSNVKYYLINSMMRPLSMWIKHQKQIKNDDQLKQYAEEQLKLLLGITKGEQVDPGRELLNMLHSAVHMDEATQQQQQQPLSASSTVNNNAPMTTTTTPQTQTPLPIHPNALLYPPVFNNMAFQPFAPFPFVNGNNQFMIPQPNIPLPQPLIPPHPHLPSATPNIGALSKPTLINNHELNMNNNNNNSGKQLLDILHSNQQERKKSNSSQLLDILKKPSNAKQNEPSLLDVLKKPSHQYTTINSNEEDENDNDEESYEVFESSSEDGGDDDDEGFQDAHDVIDNHNENTNFKPPHLDNLHYMTNNVKIEHVSLKKQKDIKSLRNNTTNDQEDYSSSLSNSDSESQEIEEQKLKEIGKEENPPLEISSNDVIIENAFHDGDIPHMDNKDESVKSMNSSMMKENVKKPKFKILKRGENISDIKLDNNEPTIAEEPTTNTDSKTLLNMLKTPKEPEAPSSVLLNILKKPTEEQNDNAKDSNILLNMLKKPSTSPPVANEEHTQNSSTVLLNMLKKQSPESNTDAKGSEELMDMLKHPHNGHMEQKVSPELLNADRRSSTLSPFSMEQSTSINTPNLGNTMQNTIPENLYDNQNRAQYSTASNELLSMLHKKPSNEQQQANPESGLIDSFPSNSHIQNNFSASNELLNILHKRA, encoded by the coding sequence ATGTCGCTCTCTCTTCGACCCGCTCTGGAAAACGTCACTTCTGTCGACAGGGTCCTGGAAGACCTCCTCGTAcgtttcatcatcaattgtCCACCAGAGGACCTTTCCTCCGTGGAAAGAGAACTGTTCCATTTTGAAGAAGCATCATGGTTCTACACGGATTTCATCAAGTTAATGAACCCGACACTacccaatttgaaaatcaaatcattcGCCACTAGGATAATCAAACTGTGTCCCCTGATTTGGAAATGGGATATCAAGGCGGATGAAGCCATGcagaaattttccaaatacaaGAAATCCATCCCCGTGAGGGGGGCGGCCatatttaatgataaattgaataagaTATTGCTGGTGCAAGGAACAGAATCCGATTCCTGGTCTTTCCCCCGAGGGAAGATCTCgaaggatgaagatgatgttATGTGCTGTATTAGAGAAGTGAAGGAGGAAATTGGGTTCGATTTGACGGATTATATCGATGAGaatcaattcattgaaagaaatattcaagGAAAGAATTATAAGATTTTCTTGGTCAGTGGTGTTTCAGaggaatttcaatttaaacCACAAGTgagaaatgaaattgaaaaaattgaatggagagattttaaaaaaatgtcAAAGACAATGTACAAGTCAAAtgttaaatattatttgattaattCCATGATGAGACCACTATCCATGTGGATTAAACATCAAAAGCAAATTAAGAATGAtgatcaattgaaacaataCGCCGAggaacaattgaaattattattgggtATCACTAAGGGTGAACAAGTGGATCCAGGAagagaattattaaatatgtTACATTCTGCTGTGCATATGGATGAAGCCActcaacaacagcaacaacaaccttTGTCTGCATCATCAACAGTAAATAATAACGCACCAAtgacaacaacaacaacacctCAAACACAAACACCATTACCAATTCATCCAAACGCATTATTATACCCTCCTGTATTTAATAACATGGCTTTCCAACCATTCGCTCCCTTCCCATTCGTCAACGGCAATAATCAATTCATGATACCACAACCAAATATTCCCCTCCCTCAACCATTAATACCACCTCATCCACATCTACCATCTGCCACTCCAAATATTGGTGCCTTGTCGAAACCAACTTTGATAAATAATCATGAATTAAacatgaataataataataataatagtggTAAGCAATTATTAGATATATTACATTCAAACCAACaggaaaggaaaaaatcaaatagTTCACAATTATTAgatattttaaagaaaccTTCCAATGCCAAACAGAATGAGCCATCTCTACTAGACGTCTTAAAGAAACCAAGTCACCAATATACAACAATTAACAGCAATGAGGAAGACGAAAACGACAACGACGAAGAATCATATGAAGTATTCGAAAGTAGTTCCGAGGATGGTGgtgatgacgatgatgaggGATTTCAAGATGCTCACGATGTCATTGATAATCATAATGAAAATACCAATTTTAAACCTCCACATCTTGATAATTTACATTACATGACTAATAACGTCAAGATTGAACACgtttcattaaagaaacaaaaggatatcaaatcattaagaaataaCACTACAAATGATCAAGAAGATTACTCTTCTTCCCTTTCCAATTCTGATTCAGAATcacaagaaattgaagaacaaaaattaaaggaaattggtaaagaagaaaatccTCCATTGGAAATCTCATCCAATGATGTAATTATAGAAAATGCATTCCATGATGGTGATATTCCTCATATGGATAATAAAGACGAAAGTGTTAAATCAATGAATAGTTCCATGATGAAGGAAAATGTaaagaaaccaaaatttaaaatcttgaaacGTGGTGAAAATATAAGTGATATTAAAttagataataatgaaccCACCATTGCTGAAGAACCAACAACTAACACGGATTCTAAAACTTTACTAAACATGTTAAAGACCCCCAAGGAACCGGAAGCACCATCATCTGttcttttaaatattttgaaaaaaccAACTGAAGAACAAAACGATAATGCCAAGGATTCTAATATATTACTCAACATGTTGAAAAAGCCAAGCACATCACCCCCTGTGGCAAATGAGGAACACACTCAAAATTCATCAACCGTGCTATTAAACATGCTAAAGAAACAATCACCAGAGTCAAACACAGACGCCAAGGGCAGTGAAGAACTAATGGACATGTTAAAGCATCCTCATAATGGGCACATGGAACAAAAAGTTTCACCGGAATTATTGAACGCAGATAGAAGAAGTTCCACTTTAAGTCCCTTCTCAATGGAACAATCCACTAGTATAAACACTCCTAATCTTGGAAACACAA
- the MLS1 gene encoding malate synthase MLS1 (ancestral locus Anc_2.156), whose translation MVKVSLDNVQLLVDIDKQPAFPPSQTTVATILSKEALEFIVLLHRTFNERRKALLANRQQVQARLDSGNYQLDFLPETANIRSDPVWQGPTLAPGLINRGCEITGPPLRNMLINALNSDVNTYMTDFEDSMSPTWNNVIYGQVNLFDAVRDQINFKTPRKEYKLNDKFENLPTVIVRPRGWHLLEKHLIVDNEPISASIFDFGLFFYNNANKLVSLGKGPYFYLPKMEHHLEAKLWNDIFNVAQDYIGMTRGTIRATVLIETLPAAFQMEEIIYQLRQHSSGLNCGRWDYIFSTIKRLRNLPQHVLPNRDQVTMTSPFMNAYVKRLINTCHRRGVHAMGGMAAQIPIKDDPKANETAMNKVRTDKIRELTNGHDGSWIAHPALAAICNEVFINMGTANQIHYVPDCNITAGNLVETNIVGGQVTIEGIKQNLDIGLQYMEAWLRGSGCVPINNLMEDAATAEVSRCQLYQWVHHGVVLSDTGEKVTPQLTEQLLNEQVAKLSKASPLGNKNKYATAAKYFLPEIKGEKCSEFLTTLLYDEIVTKKSRPTDLSKL comes from the coding sequence ATGGTCAAAGTATCCCTGGACAACGTGCAACTGCTAGTCGACATCGACAAACAACCTGCTTTCCCACCTTCGCAAACAACCGTCGCTACCATCCTCTCCAAAGAGGCACTCGAATTCATCGTTCTCTTGCATCGCACTTTCAATGAAAGACGCAAGGCCTTGCTAGCCAACAGACAACAAGTACAGGCAAGATTGGATTCCGGCAACTACCAACTGGATTTCCTTCCTGAAACGGCAAACATTAGAAGCGATCCCGTGTGGCAGGGCCCCACTTTGGCTCCCGGCTTGATCAATAGAGGTTGTGAGATTACAGGCCCACCTTTAAGAAACATGTTGATCAACGCACTAAACTCAGATGTCAATACTTATATGACCGATTTTGAAGACTCCATGTCCCCCACTTGGAATAACGTCATTTACGGTCAGGTTAACTTGTTCGATGCCGTGAGAGATCAAATTAATTTCAAGACGCCAAGAAAGGAAtataaattgaatgataaaTTCGAAAATTTACCAACTGTCATTGTGAGACCTCGTGGATGGCATCTACTGGAAAAGCATTTGATTGTGGATAATGAACCCATCTCTGCATCCATCTTCGATTTCGGTCTGTTCTTTTACAATAACGCTAACAAATTAGTTTCTCTGGGAAAAGGTCCTTACTTTTACTTGCCCAAGATGGAACATCATTTGGAAGCCAAATTATGGAATGATATCTTTAACGTCGCACAGGATTACATCGGAATGACACGTGGTACCATTAGAGCCACAGTCCTTATTGAAACTTTACCCGCTGCTTTCCAAATGGAGGAAATCATTTATCAATTGAGACAGCATTCAAGTGGGTTGAATTGTGGTCGTTGGGATTACATATTCTCTACAATTAAaagattaagaaatttaccACAACATGTATTACCAAATAGAGATCAAGTGACAATGACCTCCCCCTTCATGAACGCATACGTGAAACGTTTAATTAACACGTGTCATCGTCGTGGTGTCCATGCAATGGGTGGTATGGCCGCTCAAATCCCCATCAAGGATGACCCAAAGGCTAATGAAACAGCAATGAATAAAGTGAGAACTGACAAGATTAGAGAATTGACTAATGGTCATGATGGCTCTTGGATCGCACACCCTGCATTGGCTGCCATTTGTAATGAAgttttcatcaatatgGGGACAgcaaatcaaattcattacGTACCAGATTGTAACATCACTGCTGGAAATTTGGTAGAGACAAATATCGTCGGGGGACAAGTCACCATCGAGGGTATCAAACAAAATTTGGACATTGGGTTGCAATACATGGAAGCCTGGTTGAGAGGTTCAGGTTGTGTCCCCATTAATAACTTGATGGAAGATGCTGCTACTGCTGAAGTGTCTCGTTGTCAATTGTATCAATGGGTTCATCATGGTGTGGTTCTCAGTGACACGGGTGAAAAAGTAACTCCACAATTAACTGAACAGTTGTTGAATGAACAAGTGGCAAAATTATCCAAGGCAAGTCCATTGGggaacaagaacaaatacGCTACTGCTGCTAAATACTTCTTGCCCGAAATCAAAGGTGAAAAGTGTAGTGAATTCTTAACCACTTTATTGTACGATGAAATCGTAACCAAAAAATCCCGTCCAACAGACTTGAGCAAGTTGTGA